In Drechmeria coniospora strain ARSEF 6962 chromosome 03, whole genome shotgun sequence, the DNA window acagtacatgtagtagaaaatactgtacagtacatgttcattCTAGGTACGTGCAACAATTACAGCACTGTTGGTGCCGAGTTTGTAGGCGGCCTCTGGGTGTCGCCGCACTATGAGTAGGAATTTCCAGTGGCCCTATTGCCTGGCAGCGTGCCGCATCACCGCTGGCCATGTTCCATCGCCGTTCTCCCAGTCCACCCTCCGCCGCAGTCACCACAGCAGCGGCCAAGAAAGGGGGTTTCTCTCGAAAGGGAGACTGTCGCATAACGCTTGCTCAGCATGGGCACGGAATATTCATGTAAGCTGGCTGAAGCACGACATGACTCTCATGGGTAGGTAGtagatacaagtacaagctcCAGTGAGTGACCAAAAGCAAACGCCCGCAACTCATGGTTGCAGGGGGTATGTGGGTGTAaatgcagcagcagcagcagcagcgacaGCAAGGGTAATAGGTAGCAGTACCAGTAGTGGTCGTAGTACCCCGTGTGAACAAGGCACCGGCAGCTGCTCCGTGATACCCGTACCTAGCAGTATGCAAAAAATGCTCGGCGTGGTGAAACGCCTCGAATGTGTCCATGAAAGCTTCCCAGCCAAGCAGGCAGCCCAAACTCCATCGGATGCGTCGGGAGCGGTCGGTCCCGTGACTCGTCTACGGCCCGGCAGCCTCCAGCATGTGGCCCATCTTTTCAATCTAGGACGCGGCGCGTGAgcggatggacggatggaaGATGGACCATGGACCATGGACCATGGACCATAGACCATGGATCATGGACGGATGCCCCATGGCGGCAACAACATACCTTCGTCTTGAGATATCCCTCCACCTCGCGACTCCGgaagccgccctcgcccttcCAGGAGAGCGGAACCATGGCGACGCGCTCCTTGACGACAACCTCCCGGTTGggcccctcgacggcccgaATCTTCTCCGGGTTGTTGGTCAGCAGCCGGACGTCCcgctggccgaggtcgagcagCATGGCCGTCGCGAGGCCGTAGCTCCGCGCGTCGGCCGGGtggcgcagcagcaggttcGCCTCGACCGTGTCGGAGCCGAGGTCCTGCAGGTTGTAGGCCTTGAGcttctcgccgaggccgatgcccCGGCCCTCCTGGCGCAGGTAgacgatgatgccgccggcggcgttgccggcCAGGCCCATGAGgcgggcggcctcgtcgagctgctcgccgcAGTCGCAGCGCGCCGACCAGGCCGTCTCGCCCGTGTAGCACTCGGAGTGGATGCGGACGAGGGGCGGCtggcccgccgacggcgagggcgagggtgtCGCCGGCTCCGAAGCCTCGAccccgctcgtcgtccgtccgGGGTAGAGCCGGCCGGTGTAGGCGCCCCTGACCATGCGGTCCATctccgtctcgccctcgcgGGGCGCGTCgaggctccggctccggaTGTGCTTGCcgaagacgatggcgaggtGCTCCTTGCTGTCGACGTTGTTCGAGTAGAGGTGGAGGAAcatctcggcgccggcgacggtcggTATGCGGGCGCGGACGATGCACTGGACCTCGGGCAGCGTCTCGAGCAGCCGCGGCTTCCTGCTGCCGCAGCCGCCCGAGGGGATGGAGCTGTCGACAAGGACGCCTCGCGggccggtcgtcgtcggagccggcgTCTGCGTACCGGGCGTCTGCGGGGGCGTAAAGGCCGGcgagaggagggagggagggggcaTCATCGGCCGCGTCGTGTCATCGTCCGCCGGAGCCTCGGGCTTTCGGGGGGGGGAgcgggggagggagagggagagctCGTCCAcgggctcgtcgccgtcatgatgCCGGTGGGAGTCGGTTCGGGGGGAGTAAAAGGACGGCAGCTGGtggtccgacgacggcatcgtgagccggcggcgtcgtgcgTTTCGCCGGGACCTGTGCGGGTGCGGCGACGCCTCGGACGGACAGGTGGCTACTCAAGGCGGCACGCATGCGTGGAGGCACGGAAGCATGAAGCGAGAGGCGCCGTGGAAGTCGGAGCGTCGTGGGAGGCAAGCATGTGCTTGATCCGAGGTGAATCGGAAGTGGGATTCGGACGAGGCCAGAATGAAATGCCGTTGGTTCGACGTGACCCATTAGTCATGGAGCCTCGGCGAACAGCGGGGTGGTGGGGGTGGGGGTGGGACAATAGGGGGTTCCCTATTCTCATAGAAATACagggtacctgtacagtaattacagtatagtaataactgtatgcttactgcacttgtaggGGATGAAAGGGGGGTTCCCTATTCTCATAGAAATAtagagtacctgtacagtgaTTATAGGAATTACTGTATAATTACTGTATAATTACTGTATACAGGCTACGgtggcgggggggggggggggtgaaaGGGGGGTTCCCTATTCTCACAGAAatacctgtacagtaattatagTATTAACTGTATACTCACCGTACCTACAGGCTACTGTAATAAATGGGGGGGTCCCTTTTCTCCCAGAAatacctgtacagtaattatagtaattactgcatgactactgcgtacttgcagtacctACAGGCTACAGTAATGAAAGGGGGGGTCACTTTTTCCACAGAAatacctgtacagtaattacagtaattactgtacaattactgcgtacttgcagtacctACAGGCTATAGTAATGAAAGGGGGGGTCCCTTTTCCCACAGAAatacctgtacagtaattatagTAACTGCTGTATAATTAatgcatacttacagtacctacaggcTACAGTAATGAAAGGGGGGGCCCCTATTCTCACAGAAATAcctgtacggtacggagtaattataGTAGTTACTATATATTAtttactgtatacttacagtccctactccgtacaggctaCAGAACTCCATACCTCAGcctacagcactccgtacctcaGCCTACAGCACTCCGTTCCTACAGTctacagcactccgcaccTACAGGCAACAGCACTCCGCCGCACCTACAGGCTACGGCACTCCGTTCCTACACACACCCAAGTAAGCACCTACTCCTTCATCGTCATGCTTGGTGATGGGCACCATGACGGCAACTCGACTGCTTGGAGCACGAGCGCGtgtcctccgtacaactacgagCATGCTCCGGCGTGCTGTACATGCTCATGCACGCAGTGCCACTTCTGCCCGTCATCTTGCGGCCCGCGCGAGCCATCATTTCGCCAGATCAGCTGGTCTATTCATCACGACAAACTCTATATGTGACGGTGAAGAAGAAGAGAAAAACTGCCATGCCAATCCATGGCTGCCCCCGTACCCAGGCCTGCTCGGTATCCGGTCGGCCGGTGCTCCTAGGACGGGACCTGCTTCCCCGTGCCGTACTGCAGGTTGACGACGCTGCTGTTGAGGGGGTCGGCGGCCCCGAGCTGGTGCGGGCACTTGGCCTGGTTGCTCGTCTGCATGTCGAGCGTGCACacctcgtcgtggccgtacttgcactgggGATCCAAAATGTTGACCAGCGCAAGGTTCTTGGCCACCCAGCTGTCGGGCTGGCTCTGGCAGAGGGCGACGTAGTTCATGCtgttggcggccgagagcgacagcttgccgccggcgaagagGTGCTTgcactcgtcggccggcaccgtccgGTACGtcatggcgacgccgccgcccgtgtGCGGCTTGctctcggcgccctcgccaaaGACGAGCGTGTTCCAGGCGTCGTACGAGATGTCGTGGGCGCCGGTCGACTGGTCGACCTTGAGCAGGTGCAGGCTGCGGTCCCCGTGCGTCACCTTGACGCAGATGTTGTCGCAGTCGACGGGCTCCGGCCAGTAGGCCACTCGGTTGGTGTCGAGCTTGCATCCGAGGGCGccgatcgacgacgagtacTGCTCGTGGGGCGTCACGCTGATGCCCAGCTCCGGTCGGAGGGGGGTGCagagggccgaggcggcgacggcggccgaggcggcgacggctgcgcGGGTGGCGAAGAACATGCTGGCGGTGACGAGCGTGCTTGTGGGAGTCGGCGGAGCGAATGTGTCGAATGCTTGTAGAATGAAtgccgggcgacgacgaagagaaTGGAGTGGTGTCTATGGTGGGAATGGAGTCGAATGAATGAATGGCGCTTGTCTCTGTCAAAGAGAGCAACGAGGAGAAATTCCCAAAAGGAGAGTGGTGCTTGAAGAAGCCGTCGTCTGTGGGTGCCGAACCGGGGACGGAGAAGCGTCGACATGGGCGAGGAGGGCTCCTACTTATACCCGTCCATGGTGAACTGTTCACATGCTGCCATGGGCCTCCATGCACGCCTGGCCTCCATGCACGCCTcgctcctccttggccggGGGGCCAATCAAGCGGCGGAGCGGCGAGCAGAGCCATGTTCTCGCCTgcgctcgtcgccatgatTGCGTTGCCGTCCACGTCCCAGCCTCATTCGTCGACACGATTCAGGGGTCTCGGTCGTCGAGCGACGGAACTCGGGGCCTGGCAGTCAGCCGTGGACGAGTGCGACCCCATGCCACTGTTCCAGCCGTCCGGTCAACACAAGGGACCTCGTGCtaggtcgtcgacgccgacgaatGGCAACGGCCGGTACGCCTTCAGCATCGCCGAGACTGGTGTGGTCCGCGTGCCGGCCTACCTGACGCCCAGCCTGGCCCGGGGCCGTTCAGGGGAGCGCCATTCCCAGGCTGGCATAGCCCCAGGCACGATGACCTGACAGCCTTTAAACGGTGCGAGGTGGCCCGCCGGATGGCATCGTACCGGGATGGCATCGTACCGGGATGGGATCGTACCGGGATGGGATCGTACCgggatggcgtcgacgtgggaTGAAGGCCAGGGTCCGGTTCACGAAAAGATTGGACGAGCGACGCATCGGCAAGCCTTGCCATCCCCGTAGCACTCGCAGGGGCATCGTGGAGAGAGGTCGCCAAGCAGCTATGGGAGGGGGCGATGTGACTTGGCCGCCAAATGTGCCGGGTGTCCCTTGGCCGCATCTTCGAAGCTGTTGCTTATGCGCCGCCCTCGTTAGCCGCCACCTGGACCCCAAACAGGAGGAAATGCCTCACGGCGGCCACGATGACGACACGGACCATGGCGCAAGGGCCATGCATGAAATAGAGCAGAGGCCTTCCTTGTGCCTGTGCATTTTAACTTTGGCCGTGTCTGGATCGGGCCAACCGAAGTCTGAGTTTGCTGTCGTCTGATCTTTGAGGCTCGTCGAGTGTTGAAAAGGGAAAGGAaaaggagaggggggggggggagtcgAGCGATCTGACCCCAACAAAGGAAAGGAACCCccatgtacagagtactctgtacaagtaaaagaaatacttgtaggtgtactggatgcacaccgtactccgtactctgtaggtgcaagtactccgtggttgcaagtagttgtgagtagttgcaagtactccgtactccgaaaTACTGGGAATATTATtaggcactccgtacctgcatcCGTACGCCGATGTATACAGTACACGTGCGCAGCACATGCCGTCTACGCATGTACTGCTACTTCGGCCAAACGCGCCGTGAGGGCCGACGGGTGGTCGACGTTGGTAattcgtcgaggtcgacgtgcGGTgccatgtacctgtacttgcgttGAACCACGATGCGTCAGCTTTCCTCCATTACGCGGCAATCCCGCTCCAGGGAAGGAGGTTCATGACAAGATTTTCATCCGAGGCCACGCTGTGCTTGTAACGAGACGCGCGCGGTCAATGTTTTGCTGTTGTTCTCATGCCCCGatccgaggccgtcgtgtTTGCAATGGCGCCCGTCGAGCATGGAGGGTCGGCACGCGCAGATGGTATCCTGTCTGTTACTGGGGACGCAAGGTCAAAATGGCAAACCACCGAGTCAGTGAAGGGAGCCACCGGTGgctatagggtaggctgcTGTGCGTGCAACTGCTCGTTCTGCGGGCTTCCGAGTACAAGCCCGGGCGGTGGAATTTGTTCCTGCGTGGGATACTTGGCAGAGCATGAGCCAGACATTGGTTTCTTGACTGTGTTGATGGGCAGAGGAGGCATCTCCATctgtcgtcgtcatcgggcAGGGTAATAATACCAGCAAAGTAATTGCATCTCCAGTTTCACGCATACTTACAccactgtagttgtgctaACAGTACTTTGTTAttctgcatgtactgtacgtgaaCAGTACATCGAGTAGGTGTACCTGTAAgtgggtgtacatgtaccctgAACGGGGACCGATTACTTGTAGCTACATgttagtacagtaagtacttcgtatGGAgtgatacggagtaccaactTGTACGAGGACGGCTGGAATATTCATACTGCACAAAAGCTGCTATTACAAGAGCAGTACTCAGCAAGGCCGGTTGTACTCGGTAACAATCCCTGTAGGCGTACAAGAGGTGTCATttcaagtaagtaagtaggtgtctgtattccgtacggagagTTCGCTACCAAGTAATACCTAATTACTTGTGCAGTGCACGTAGCGCAtattacaagtaagtacttgcgtgcgtcaagtacagtacaccccctacaggtacagtacatgacgGTGTACTGGGGGGCCAACGCTCACCCCCACCTgcatcgccggccgcgtACAACCATCCTATCGATAAGCGACTGTCGCTGCGGCCAAAAACTTTTCCCATTCGGCTTCCTCCCAGCCAGCGTCctcagcagcggcggcagccccAACCGTCGCACGATGCCCGCAGCCAAGTCGCCCGAGCCCGCAGCGGCGAGGCCCGAAAAGAAACATAAAAAGGACAAGTCCTCCAAGGCGGAGCGGAAACGCGAgcgcgaggaggacgcgtcggtcgatgccgaggagcggAAGCACAAAAAGtccaaggcggccgccggAGAAGCCGTGGGATTCGATGCCGAGCCATCGGAAGGACTgacgaagaaggagaagaagaagaagaaggagaagaggagCAAGCAGGGCGAGGAAGCTGCCGAAGCTGTCGACAATGACGAGCTCAAGGCGGCAAAGAAGAGCAAGAAAAAGTCCACGCTGGACGGTTCGGTGGCAACGCCGATAaagaccgacgacgacgacgaccatgtCACGGACAAGCACAAAAAGCGAAAGAAAAAGTCCGCAAAGCACGGcaaggtcgagggcgaggatgaggctgtgccggcgacgcagggagacgccgacgccgacgccgacgccgacgccatggaCATTGACCagccgacgtcctcgaccagTTCATCACACGTCCATCAGCCGCCCGACATGCCGGCGAACCCCCAGTTTCCCTTCTTCTCCCAAACCGTGTCCCTCTACGAGCCTCTATACCCCCAAGGCTGGGCGCAGCCCGTCACGCACTGCCAGTACCAGCACCTCCAGCACCTCCAGAACAAATATGTGCCGTCCCTTCGCGGCGTCCTGCTGAGCTACAAGAACGTGGCCATCGGCCCGAACCCCGgacgcgacggcgccgcgacggacgacgacatgccgacgacggtgaggtCGCTCAACGAGTttgccgtcggcttcggctggatcaccgccgacgtcgagctctTCGTCCCCAGCCGCGGAGCCTGGATGGAGGGCAGCATCAACCTGCAGACGGAGgggcacgtcggcgtcgtctgcTACGGAAAGTTCAACGCCTCCGTCgaggctcgccgcctccctccctcctgGAGATGGGTCTCCAACGAGTCCGCCGACGCGCGGGGCTTCGAGGAGACGGCGTCGGTCATGACCTCGGACGACCACGGCGTCGCGCGCCAGATCCACAGCACCGGCTTCtggaccgacggcgccggcgacaaggTCAAGGGAAAGATACGCTTCCGGATACGCAACTTTGACGCCGGCACGAGCGGCGAGACGAGCTACCTGAGCCTCGAGGGCACCAtgctggacgaggcgagcgagaaGAAGTTGATCAAGGAAGAAGCCCGCACCGCGCAGATGCGGCGGGAGAAGAAGAGCGGTTGGAGGATCgaacgccgacgagccccCGAGTTCAGCATGACCCGCTTCGCACCCGAGGGGGCCGAGacggagggcgaggccgtcaaggagaCCGAGGAGACGAAAGCGGATCCCTCCGTCCAGAAGAGCTCGGAGATGGAGTGAGCGATGCTGTCCATGCGGCATTTCCACATGGCGAGGAGCATGAGGATATAATACACCAcaagcatgcatgcacgacAGGCACACGGAACAGGCCAGAGCCTTTTGCTGTGGCGGCACGGCGAACGCATCACGTGATCTGCTGCAGCGGCACCGAAGTCTTTCCCTCGCATCTTGCCCGCTCGAGCTGACACTTGAAGCCGTCGATTGCGAAGTTGAGATGGCGTATGGCAGACAGAAGATTGGAGACGACATGATGTGTAGGGTAGGTGAGTCCATACTtttgcagtacttacttggaagtacctgtgctgtaaagtaagtacatgtacttacataagtGCTGCAGTActgtgtacttacagagcCCACTTAgtacatatacttacttaagtagaTGCTACAATAGTAGCGGCGGCCCAATCTTGGCCACGATTGGGGGAGATGTGGGGTTGGAGGGTCTGATTTTCAAGCCTGAAAACTCAGGCTTCCAACTCGACACAATccgtcctcgagcttggAACTCGTCACGAGCGAGAGAAAGAAAGCAACCTCTAGCAATTGATCAGCgatcctcgaggccgactgAACAGCAAAATGGCCTCCGACACAGCTTCCGAGGAGCCACGGCGTACGTATCTTTGATGAAATGGCACCCAAGACGAGCGCACGAACGAGGCGGGAGAAGAGCGTCGCTGACCGTGGTCTGCAGAGGCGACCCGCGAGGAGATGCGTGAGGCTCGTCTCCCGCTGGCGTACCGCGATAGCTGCGCCCACCTCCTCATCCCTCTCAACCAGTGCCGGAGAGAGACGTGGTATGCGCCCTGGAAGTGCGGCGTACGTCCCCCCATGCCCTTTGCGTTTGACCGTCCTCGACCCCCCCAAGCCCTCTGCGTTTTACCGTCATCCGTCCCTGCGTTGGTGTGCTGATCGTTGGCCCGGCCGGTTACGCGTGCAGGACGAGAGACACAGCTACGAAAAATGCCAGTACGTCGAGTTCAAGAAGCGAGTCGCCAAGATGGATGAGCTGCGAGAGTCGAAGAATGGTGCGAGAAGCAACTAGCGAACGGGGCTCACAAACGACGTGTGCATGTATACCATATGTGTCTCGGCGAATGGAAAACACGATGCTGCCAATCTGCTgccgcgccgacgagggaagGGACGGACGTCGGATTGCCCATGGATACGGAGCATCCAACCTTCAACCGCCATGCCGAACTGGCGTTGCGTACCCTCCCCGTCCTCGTGACGTTGCCGGAACCGAACTCGTTATCAGAATCCTTGATGTACATGGAAATGCCGTCAACCCCGGTAGAGGTGACCGGAGCATCCAACCTCTAACCGCCATGCCGAACTGGCGTTGCGTAccctccccgtccccgtGACGTGCCGGAACCGAACTCGTTCTCAGAATCCTTGGTGTGCATGGAAATGCCGTCAACCCCGGCAGAGGTGACCGGAGCATCCTCCGCGTCCAAGCAGCGCAGGCTACGATGATGCCGTCCGGTTGGCCTCCCCGAGGATTGCCCTCTACCGGCCGCGCCTTTCGATGCTGCGTCGACGGACTCGGATGCGCATCGGGATTGATGGCCCTCGTAAAATACGAGCCGTCTCGGCGCGAGCATCGCAGACGCATCTGATGCGAGACACACGGCACCGTCACGAGACTCTGAGACGTACGCTTTCCATCTGGCTTCTCTGGAGTGTCACCAAAGACCGTCGGCCCGTTCGACATGCGTCTTCATGCTCGTTTCCCATCCATCGTGGATGCCCTTGATATATCCAACAGATGTCCAAAGAACTGCCACCTCGTCTAATCGCCATCGCCCCATGTGTACCGGTATTTACCTCGGGCCCTCGTGCCATCATGCCCATCTATTTTTAAGTCCGCCTCTCCCGAGCAAGCAATCGAACGGTTCGAACCTCGAGCCAAACGCCCTGTCACGATGAGACGCCCACCGTACGTCGTGCCGCGCCGGGCACGGGACCGACGGACGTTGCCCTTCCAACGCCGCTTCGACCATCGAcgggccgtggccgacgcggGCTACGCCgcaccacctcggccgcccacTCCCCACTCCGCCTGAGCCTTGACGATGTCGGCCGCGATGGGCGGCAGCTCGCGCCCTCGGCCCGTCGGCCACGGGATGAACTTGgtctcggcgaggaagcgcAGGTATCGTCCAATGTCCTCGCGGGTgatgccctcgccggcgctgtcgtcgacgcccgtccagcggtcggcgtcggccctgAGCACCGTCACGGCGTTCCTGTCGTCCAGCTCCGGGGCGCGCGTCGACAGCGGCAGGTTCGACATGGCCATGTGGAACAGCGGCATCAGCGCGCTCTGCTCCTGATCCTTCTCGACCGAAccggccgagacgaagcGCTCGAGCTGCATCTTCCACTCGTCGTAGTCGACCTCGGGCACGTTGTAGCCGTAGTAGCCCAAGGCGGACAGGAACTCGTTCATGCGCAGCCTCGGGTGCGCCGTCACGTGCACGACGTGGACGCCCGGCAGCGGGTTCAGGGccgcggcggtgacgaccCTCGCGACGTGgtcgacggggacggcgtTGACCGAGTTGACAATGAGCGGCCTCGCGCCCAGCTGGACGCAGCCCTTCCAGAAGCGGACGAGGAAATCGTCCGTGTTGGAGACTCCGCTGTGCCGGCTGCCGAGGATGTATCCCGGACGAACGACGGCGCCCCGGAGACCGCGCCTGCCCGCCTCGCGGATGAGCTGCTCGGACACCTAGAGGATGGTTagctcggtgccgtcggcgcgccgtcgacggaggagACGCACCCATTTGGTCTGACCGTAACCcgtggcgaggccgacgcggcTGCCCTgcatgtcgtcggcctcgagcacgGCCCCGCGGCCCGTGGCCGTCTGCTCCTGCGAGAGCTGGACGTAGTGGTCCGTGtcgagcgtcgacgtcgacgagacaAAGGCGAAGAGCTTGGCCCTCCCCTCGTTGCAGAGCTTCATGGCGTCGATGGTGGAGAGGACGTTGCTGCGCATCATCTGCTCGTAGCGAGCGATCCAGTGGACGTGGGCGGCGTtgtggacgacgacgtcggccgtgTCGGCGACGCGCTTCCAgctggcgtcgtcgagaccAAGCCGGGGCTTGGACaggtcgccgaggacgcagGCGATGCGGTCGGCCCACGCGTCCCGCCACAGGCCGTAGCCCTTGAGGGACCTCGCGAGACGCTCC includes these proteins:
- a CDS encoding GTP cyclohydrolase-2; protein product: MPSSDHQLPSFYSPRTDSHRHHDGDEPVDELSLSLPRSPPRKPEAPADDDTTRPMMPPPSLLSPAFTPPQTPGTQTPAPTTTGPRGVLVDSSIPSGGCGSRKPRLLETLPEVQCIVRARIPTVAGAEMFLHLYSNNVDSKEHLAIVFGKHIRSRSLDAPREGETEMDRMVRGAYTGRLYPGRTTSGVEASEPATPSPSPSAGQPPLVRIHSECYTGETAWSARCDCGEQLDEAARLMGLAGNAAGGIIVYLRQEGRGIGLGEKLKAYNLQDLGSDTVEANLLLRHPADARSYGLATAMLLDLGQRDVRLLTNNPEKIRAVEGPNREVVVKERVAMVPLSWKGEGGFRSREVEGYLKTKIEKMGHMLEAAGP
- a CDS encoding DNA-dependent RNA polymerase I subunit A43, which codes for MPAAKSPEPAAARPEKKHKKDKSSKAERKREREEDASVDAEERKHKKSKAAAGEAVGFDAEPSEGLTKKEKKKKKEKRSKQGEEAAEAVDNDELKAAKKSKKKSTLDGSVATPIKTDDDDDHVTDKHKKRKKKSAKHGKVEGEDEAVPATQGDADADADADAMDIDQPTSSTSSSHVHQPPDMPANPQFPFFSQTVSLYEPLYPQGWAQPVTHCQYQHLQHLQNKYVPSLRGVLLSYKNVAIGPNPGRDGAATDDDMPTTVRSLNEFAVGFGWITADVELFVPSRGAWMEGSINLQTEGHVGVVCYGKFNASVEARRLPPSWRWVSNESADARGFEETASVMTSDDHGVARQIHSTGFWTDGAGDKVKGKIRFRIRNFDAGTSGETSYLSLEGTMLDEASEKKLIKEEARTAQMRREKKSGWRIERRRAPEFSMTRFAPEGAETEGEAVKETEETKADPSVQKSSEME